The Prochlorococcus marinus XMU1408 region ATTTAACTAAAGATGAGAGACTTGAAATAGATTCTAAGGAAAAGGATGAGTCAATGAGAAAAAAAAAGGCATTGTTAAAAAATATTAGAGAAGAATATGTTAAAATGAAGAATAAAAAATAAAGAAAAAATGGTTATAAAAGATTATGCAAAAAAATCTAAAATATATGATTCAATTAGATTATTTTTATGAATTGGCCTCCATTTAAAGCATGGACTTGTAGGTATGAAGTTGAGGGACACAGCCATTTTGTTGCTATAAACTATGGTGGTAAACATCAAGATAGATGGGTTCTCTTGATGTCTGTTCTAGATTCTAGTGTAGTATTAAAAGTTCCTTGGTTAGAATTAGATGACCTACTTTATTGGGAATGCGGTTGGAGCCCAAAACCTTCTAAATTAGTTAACAATAAAACTAAAATAAAAACTACTAATTGTATACATCTATCTATTGATTCAGGATTAACTATACCAATTACTAAAGATAGTATTAGACCTTGGTTTAATACTATATAAATCTTATTCGATAAAAGACTTCAATTAAATCTAATAAAAAATTAATTTTAAACTTTGTTTGAAATCTAATAAAGTGCGCAAACTATCTTTCTTTTCTTAACTTTTGATGATAAAAAAAAGATACTGACTTGTTTAAGCATGACAGAATCTTCTATGTGGTTATCAGGAAAAGAAGCTAGTGATGCTTTAAGAGTCGATGAGAAAACTTTAGAAATATTGAGAGAGAGGGGCTATTTAAAGCCAGGAAATCACTGGAAAAGTTCAAATGATCCTGAACAATTGCCTTGGAATCCAAAGGCTTTTTATCAAATAAGTGGATGCAAAAGAATTATTGAATATTTGAAGGATAATTATAGTTCTATTGATCAAATAGCAGCTTAAGCAGGAAATTAAAGGAATTTAAATCATTCAATATTTAGAGTGTTAATTCTTCATGCTACTAAATTTTCATCTTTACAGTCTTTAATAGATGACTCTAGGATGGGATAAAGAGAAATCATTTTTCCGTATTCCGGAGATGTTCTATAAAAGTTTGCTTTTTTTCTATAGTGGTCTTCTGTCTCCATTTCTAGGCTATTAATTCGTTGGAAGTTCATGATGCCGATCTTTATGTATTTAATTGTTTGATAGTTGTAAATAAAGACAGCAAATTGATCTTTTATATTAATTACATATTTCCGTGTATTTATATGGATTTTGAGGCTTGATTGGTTTCGATTGCCTGATATGAGTTTTATTTATGTATCAATTAATTCTTTAATTAAAAAATTCTTCTGAAGTTTTTCCTGATTTTATTTTGTTATTAACCCTACATAGTCTGTTTTTTTTGTATTTGAAAAACTTCCTTTTTGAATTATTTTTAGCTGTCTTTGGATTTAAATAATAAAAAAAATTTACAGATTCTTTCTCTTACATGAGTATTTGGTGTATTTGCAGTAACCTCAGATCGGTTTTGAAAAATAGCACTTCTAATGCAGACCTATGGAAATTCAGCCGTCACCTACGGGTGGTGGGCTGGTAACTCAGGGGTCACCAACCGTTCAGGCAAATTTATTGCTGCACATGCCGCTCATACCGGTTTGATTGCTTTCTGGGCTGGTGCCTTCACGTTATTTGAATTGGCTCGATTTGACCCTTCCGTACCAATGGGTCATCAGCCTTTAATTGCGCTTCCTCATTTAGCAGCTTTGGGTATAGGTTTCGATGAAACTGGAGCCTTTGTTGGTGGAAGTGCGGTTGTCGCAGTAGCTGTGTGTCATCTAGTTGGATCCATGGCTTATGGGGCAGGTGGATTGATGCACTCTCTTCTTTTCTCAAGTGACATGCAGGAATCTTCTGTGCCACAGGCCAGAAAATTCAAGCTTGAATGGGACAACCCTGATAACCAGACTTTCATACTTGGACATCATTTGATTTTCTTCGGTGTTGCATGTATTTGGTTTGTTGAATGGGCGCGAATTCATGGAATCTACGATCCTGCTATTGGTGCTATTCGTCAGGTTGAATACGACCTAAACTTGAGTCATATCTGGGATCATCAGTTTGATTTTCTAACTATTGATAGTTTGGAAGATGTTATGGGAGGTCATGCATTTTTGGCTTTCTTGGAAATAACTGGTGGTGCATTCCATATCGCTACTAAGCAAGTTGGAGAATATACGAAGTTCAAAGGAGCTGGTCTTCTCTCTGCAGAAGCTATTCTTTCTTGGTCATTAGCTGGTATTGGCTGGATGGCAGTAGTTGCAGCATTCTGGTGCGCACAAAATACTACTGTTTACCCTGTTGAATGGTTTGGTGAACCATTAGCACTTAAATTTGGTATTTCTCCTTATTGGGTAGATACGGTTGATCTTCCTAATGGAGCTCATACTTCTCGCGCTTGGTTATCTAATGTTCATTATTACTTTGGATTCTTCTTTATCCAAGGTCATCTATGGCATGCTCTTAG contains the following coding sequences:
- a CDS encoding TIGR02450 family Trp-rich protein, encoding MNWPPFKAWTCRYEVEGHSHFVAINYGGKHQDRWVLLMSVLDSSVVLKVPWLELDDLLYWECGWSPKPSKLVNNKTKIKTTNCIHLSIDSGLTIPITKDSIRPWFNTI
- a CDS encoding chlorophyll a/b binding light-harvesting protein: MQTYGNSAVTYGWWAGNSGVTNRSGKFIAAHAAHTGLIAFWAGAFTLFELARFDPSVPMGHQPLIALPHLAALGIGFDETGAFVGGSAVVAVAVCHLVGSMAYGAGGLMHSLLFSSDMQESSVPQARKFKLEWDNPDNQTFILGHHLIFFGVACIWFVEWARIHGIYDPAIGAIRQVEYDLNLSHIWDHQFDFLTIDSLEDVMGGHAFLAFLEITGGAFHIATKQVGEYTKFKGAGLLSAEAILSWSLAGIGWMAVVAAFWCAQNTTVYPVEWFGEPLALKFGISPYWVDTVDLPNGAHTSRAWLSNVHYYFGFFFIQGHLWHALRAMGFDFKRVTNALSNLDTASVSLK